GTAATCACGTTGCACCGATGCGTTTTGAATTTGGAAAAATAGAATTATTCAGTATGGACGACATAGATGTTTGGAATCAAGAAGGTATTTCGCTGAGCTACTCCCtaagaaaaatcaattttcaccGGAAGTACATTTAGCGAGCGGCGAAGCGAGAGGGACGTTTGCAACACCTGTTCTCGAGTCAACTCATCATGTTTGGTACGGTACGATGGCAAATGAAAGCAATAGTAACTATCAATTCGTTCTGCATGCGCGGATTCAGTACGCAGTGTCACGAATATATATGAGCGGGTTTCCCTACCATGCACACAAAATATCGCGCTAAATCGTGTTTTTTGAATAGATCATTGCATATCTACTCATGATGTACACGTACCACGCTGGAGGAATCTTCAACGATGCAAAGAGAGTGAACTCAAAAGATATAGAAAACTAACCACATTAATACCCCGCCGTCTTTACACATGGATTTATTAGAAACGCCGCTACAAGCCTGGAAATTATACGGTGGTTTCTTATCATACAACCTGTCACAGTCCGTTAAAGATAAATATATGAACTTCTACATCATAATTTGCTAAAACTGAGACCaataaaatatatgatgtaTAAACATCTACAAAACATAAatggctatatatatatatatatatatatatatatatatatatatatatattatatatatatatatatatatatatatatatataattttatataaatATGCGTGAAAcgcgagtaataggtaccaaacgtACTTGATGCgttcttatttttattttaatattgctCTGAAAGTCTGCATCGAGCAGTctacccctctgagaagatacaaactAGTTGTAgtgtatatattataaatataaataaataaatataaatgaataaataaataaatgaataaatatatggCTTGAAAAATTGTGATCAGCAGTAGCACAGCTTTTCGAATGTCCATGAAACTGTCCTCGTGCAGTAACGATGTGAAATGCATTCTCATCACGTCTACCTGGCGGCGACCTTTGACTTCAACAGATTACAACAGTGTCTCCTCTTTGCTCTTTTTCTCACACAGGTCCCACAGGGCACAGTTAGCAGCTGCGTGTGTCCAACATGGCATCAAATTCGATTCCCATTGAAGAGCTGGATGACGAATTTCTGCGCTGCCCGACATGTCGGGAGCGATATTTTTCCCCGAAGGCGCTGCATTGCCAACACGTGTTCTGTGCCGGCTGTCTGCAGAAATGGGTATCCAAGAAGTCGGGAAAGCTACACTGCCCAATCTGTCGATGCGAACAGAAATTATCAAGCCTAGGAATCGATGGGTTACCGGACAGCCTGCTAACCAAGAATTTGCTCGAGCTGGTCGGCATGCACCAGGAGCAAAATGCGCAGGCGCAGACAGACTCCGACATCACCAACTCTCTGCACACTGTATCAAGTGTTTCTGCATCACTGTTTTGCGTCCACCACGCAGGCGCAGAACTCACCGTCTTCTGTGAAACTTGCTCCACTCCCCTCTGCCAGCAATGCTCAGCAGAGGACGAGCACCTGGGCCACGACCTCGTCGATCTGACGCAAGCCTGCGCCGACAGGCGTCGACGTTTGCTTACGGTCAGGGAGAAACTGGACGCCAGGGTTTGGAGAGCGCAGCAAAAAGTGTCCTCTCTCAGATTGTTGGAAGAACAACTTGATAAGGACAAAGATATAGCCGAAAGCCACATCCGAGGCCACTGTGATTTAAGCATCGACTTggtacagaaatatgaaaataagttACTCAACGAACTGGATGACAAGTTCGACGAGCTCCTGAACACCTACCAGGGCGAGAAAGACAAGGCTCAGCTGCCGATATGGGTTGCATGGTCGGAATTTGTCGACGCTACTCTGCACTGCACCAGCGATGTGGACTTCATACGGAGGGAAAAAGTCGTCAGGGAGAATTTCCAGCGACTGGAGTTGAAGGCAAGCGACGAGGCTTCGGTGTCGGACCTTGCCTGCTCCCTCAGATTTCACAGCAATGACGAGTTCCTGAACCAGTTCAGAACGAACCACATCGGAAACGTTGCAGTCGAGAAGAACCAAGACCCTCCACAATCGCCAGGCCTCATAGCGAGCGGCAGGAAGTCTACCTTCGTTCCTAAGTTCCGCGTCGCTTTCTCAATCGACAAATTCTGGTGCTCGTACAACTGGACGACCAGGACTCTGGAGTATCCACACGCTGTGGCTGTTTCAGGCAGGGGCAATATATTTGTAGTGGATAGCACCGAACAAGTACACGTCTTCAACGACAGAGGGGAGTTCATCCGACACTTCAGGCCGAGCTTCACGTCGAACAAACCCTGGCCAGTCAACACCTTCGATATTACTGTGGTCAACGAAGAGGAGATAGGCATCACTGATCTAACAAGCAAGAGGGTCTTCATCTGCTCGATGGAAGGGCGCATAAAAAGGCGGTGTGGGGGTTCACCTCTCCGTAGCCCAGCAGGCATAGCCGCCGGCAAAGACGGCAAAATCTACGTGGTTGACAACAAGGCCTGCCGAGTTGTCGTGTTCAACCTCAGCGGCAAGTGTCTGCACTACATTGGCCACCACAGTGACGGGCCCGGGAGGCTGAAGAACCCTCAACACGTGGCGGTTAACAGCTGGAACCAGGTGATCGTTACTGACCAGGACGAGACTTCGAAGAACAGGATTTGCGTCTTCGACGCACACGGGGAGTTCATCCACGAGTTCGGGCCCTCGAGTGTAGACGACGGCCACATCCTCGCCCCGAGGTCCATCACCTGCGACCCAAACAACAACATCCTGGTATCTAGCCACCGCCGTGTCGTCATTCTTGGGCCCGACGGCACGTTCCTCGACCGGGTCGATGGTGCCGACGGCGATTTCATCCAAGACCCGCGAGGCATCGACACTATCGTTCTCGACGGCCAACTTCGCGTCGTCGTGGCTGACAGCAACACGGGGTGTGTGAAAGTACTGAGCCAGACGAATTGAACCAAAAACTCAACAACATTCGGAAACCCGAAGTGTAAATGAAATCGTAGCTAAGAACTGAGAAAAGAGTTCTTCCTTGTAAATACCATGACTTTGACACCATAACCTGAAAGATTTCTTGACCCTAGGTGTAAAGGTAGTATCGCGCTTCGACATTGTGcaaactttccacaaggaaATTTTTAAACCACtccctttcaaaataaagaataaaatcaaGGGACagcgtgcaaaatttggtactagagaaacaaattacccagtatttaccgatattagaaattcaaaatggccgcaatccctgtgttaactctatggagattATCGATTTCAACGAGAAGAGGCCTACGAAAACCTTGGAGCTTTACTTAATCCAAGAGCTTCAACATGAGCCCAAATgcattgtacaaatttgagagtctgaatatctagcCCAAAGGTGCATTCTACTCAAAGTGTTTAGCGCACCTGAGCTTCAATCATTGAATAAAGTTAACCTGAATAGCCATAGTATCATAGACCGGTATAATATAGCTAGAACAATCGGAATTTTACAAGTAGTGAAATTACAAGTTACTCCTGACAAAAACACATTCGAGATACATTGATAAGAGACAGCACGATTCGGATTGACTTATGGCGTAGCCTACAGAGTCTACACTCAAACGATCGCTGATTGCAAATGTGCATCCCGATAAAGTAATCAGTATTTAAAATTTACGAACTGTTGCTGGGGAACTACAATCAGCAACGTATATCAGTATTGTAACCCAGAGACACAAACGGATGTCGTATCTCACTGACTCCAGCTTCTGATGTtacaaccattgtaatttttttctttttaaatatgTAAGGTTTGAATTGTTTCAAGTGCTCTTTAAAATCGATGATGGGATAAAAACGGTGATTTCCGTTCTTTTTTAAATCCATAATCAATACGTATCATGTAGTACCGTGTTAGTGATGGATAGTAGATGTAGTCTGTATTTCAAGGTAATAGGTCAATGCAACAATATCAAAGATAGAGAGCgtgtaaaacaaattgaaaacacaaacacatgaaCTATAGTGTTCGTCAATTAGTAATGTTTCTTGAGTTTTTTGCATGATAAATGGAAGCAGCTGAAGTTGCATTGTTAATTCATGTTTCTTCGGAAAGCAATTCAATAAATCCAGACCCTGGAGGAGGGCAATAGTAATGTTCACTGGTGGGAATCACATGACAAAAACTGATGCTGTTAAGTCATGTACAGGACATAGTGACAACGACGTCTACAAGTGCTTAAAAGTATGTAGCGACTTTTAGCGACAGATCAGCGGTGACTGCGATGAAAACCAATAAAGGTGCCATCACTGTACCCGTCAAAATTCTTGGATGTGGTCGATCCTGTCCCAGGAATTGTCATTAAGTAGCTGCTAATTGGTAGAGCTGGCGATAATGGCCACTGTTGCTATGGCGACCGAGAAGGTTCATCTCTCCACTAGTGCAATATGAGACATAATTGTTGGTATAGAGACCAACATCTTTCCACAAGAGCTACTCTTGCACACCTATATAATGCCACTACACTAACGCTGCCATGCTTCATACAAACACCTCCTTTACAATGAATTGCACCATTGCATTAACAACGACATACGCCACAACCATTTTCCCCTAGTAACAAATTACAGGATATACTCTAGTAAAGCGAAACTGCCATACACTTGACGGTGACGAATATTGGAACCCCCCTCTGAACTACCCCTCAACCTCCAGACAGTCCGTTTTTTATATACCTCCATATGAGATACTAATATCATCGCCATAAGCTACTACTGACATCACTATATATCGCAATCACTTCGAGAACCACGACTAC
Above is a window of Ptychodera flava strain L36383 chromosome 19, AS_Pfla_20210202, whole genome shotgun sequence DNA encoding:
- the LOC139118539 gene encoding tripartite motif-containing protein 2-like, yielding MASNSIPIEELDDEFLRCPTCRERYFSPKALHCQHVFCAGCLQKWVSKKSGKLHCPICRCEQKLSSLGIDGLPDSLLTKNLLELVGMHQEQNAQAQTDSDITNSLHTVSSVSASLFCVHHAGAELTVFCETCSTPLCQQCSAEDEHLGHDLVDLTQACADRRRRLLTVREKLDARVWRAQQKVSSLRLLEEQLDKDKDIAESHIRGHCDLSIDLVQKYENKLLNELDDKFDELLNTYQGEKDKAQLPIWVAWSEFVDATLHCTSDVDFIRREKVVRENFQRLELKASDEASVSDLACSLRFHSNDEFLNQFRTNHIGNVAVEKNQDPPQSPGLIASGRKSTFVPKFRVAFSIDKFWCSYNWTTRTLEYPHAVAVSGRGNIFVVDSTEQVHVFNDRGEFIRHFRPSFTSNKPWPVNTFDITVVNEEEIGITDLTSKRVFICSMEGRIKRRCGGSPLRSPAGIAAGKDGKIYVVDNKACRVVVFNLSGKCLHYIGHHSDGPGRLKNPQHVAVNSWNQVIVTDQDETSKNRICVFDAHGEFIHEFGPSSVDDGHILAPRSITCDPNNNILVSSHRRVVILGPDGTFLDRVDGADGDFIQDPRGIDTIVLDGQLRVVVADSNTGCVKVLSQTN